DNA from Fodinibius salicampi:
TGCGGATCTGTCTCAGAATGATATCGACCAGGTTATTTTGGTCGGTGGTTCTACCCGGATTCCAAAAATCCAAGAAATTGTTAAAGATTTCTTCGGCAAGGATCCAAGCAAGGGCGTAAACCCCGATGAAGTTGTAGCGGTAGGTGCTGCTATTCAAGGTGGAGTAATGTCCGGTGATGTTGATGATGTTGTCTTGCTGGATGTTACGCCGCTTTCATTGGGTATCGAAACGCTGGGCGGTGTATCCACACAGCTGATTGAGTCAAATACTACTATCCCGACTAGTAAGAAGGAGACATTCTCTACTGCTGCCGACAACCAAACCAGCGTAGAAATCCATGTGCTGCAAGGTGAGCGCGCCAAGGCTCAGGACAATAGAACGCTTGGCCGCTTCCACTTAGATGGCATTCCGCCGGCACCACGGGGCGTGCCTCAAATTGAGGTTACGTTCGATATTGATGCTGATGGCGTGCTCAACGTAAGTGCCAAAGACAAAGGAACAGGCAAAGAACAAAGTATTCGTATCGAGGCCTCTTCGGGTCTTTCCGAGGAAGAAATCGAAAAGATGAAGGAAGAAGCCGAGAAGCACGAAGAGGAAGACGAGCGTATTCGCGAGCGTGCTGAGAAACTGAATAAAGCTGACAGCTTGGTTTTCTCCACGCGCAAGCAGCTTGATGAGCACGAAGATAAGATCTCTGATGAAAATAAAGAGAAGATAGAAGCCGCACTTGAAAAAGTTAAAGAGCTTCACGATCAGGAAAAGGTCGATGAGCTTGATGATGCCATGGAAGAGTTAAATAACGCATGGTCTGAAGCTTCACAAGAGATCTATCAATCTGCTGCCCAAGAACAAGGTCAGCCGGGTGCTGGCGCTGCCGGAGCCGGACCAGGCGCCGCTGCAGGTGCTGCAAATGCAGCAAATGGAGCTGGTCAGGCTGAAGGAGAAGATGAGGATGAAGAAGATGCAGTAGATGCTGATTTCGAAGTCG
Protein-coding regions in this window:
- the dnaK gene encoding molecular chaperone DnaK; this encodes MGKIIGIDLGTTNSCVAVMEGSEPTVIQNSEGGRTTPSVVAFSKDGERLVGAPAKRQAITNPEKTISSIKRFMGRFYDEVEEEAKQASYEIVKGDNNTARVQIEDRTYTPQEISAMVLQKMKQTAEEYLGDEVTEAVITVPAYFNDAQRKATQEAGEIAGLDVKRIINEPTAASLAYGLDKKDQDMTIAVYDLGGGTFDISILELGDGVFEVKSTYGDTHLGGDDFDSRLIDHLAKEFKKDEGIDLRDDPMAMQRLKDAAEKAKIELSSSQKTNVNLPFITATDSGPKHLNIDITRSQFEKMIDDLVQKTLGPCKKVLDDADLSQNDIDQVILVGGSTRIPKIQEIVKDFFGKDPSKGVNPDEVVAVGAAIQGGVMSGDVDDVVLLDVTPLSLGIETLGGVSTQLIESNTTIPTSKKETFSTAADNQTSVEIHVLQGERAKAQDNRTLGRFHLDGIPPAPRGVPQIEVTFDIDADGVLNVSAKDKGTGKEQSIRIEASSGLSEEEIEKMKEEAEKHEEEDERIRERAEKLNKADSLVFSTRKQLDEHEDKISDENKEKIEAALEKVKELHDQEKVDELDDAMEELNNAWSEASQEIYQSAAQEQGQPGAGAAGAGPGAAAGAANAANGAGQAEGEDEDEEDAVDADFEVVDEDDKE